A genomic window from Levilactobacillus yonginensis includes:
- a CDS encoding amidase family protein, with protein MKQLTFQHVKQRLILVTAIVALVLGGTGVTLPAFASDTATPTVSTATPTGSQTLTQAQYQHATATQLAEMVRSGKVTSQQLIQLALAKVKQDNPQLNAVLTMREDAAYSEAAALKDTGQPFYGVPVLIKGLAQELKGEPATQGLPYSSNRVASYTRPFVTKLQSLGFIVIGQTNYPELGLTNITDSKLYGAAKNPWNTSDNPGGSSGGAAASVADDMVPLATGNDAGGSLRIPASWSGVIGLKPTAGMIQGDSASSSMASFAETKSMQDTQTLFDNMLSGKVTADAVPQDLKSVKIAYSTKSPVGTPVSQDAVNAVMRSVSFLKAQGFNVEQADSPVDGKALMQAYYKGATSSGFAANSFARSAFKRDLEPDDGSIMTYALFEASKKLTSDDQASYKTEVATAKQQMADFHQKYALYLTPTTATTAPSNTDPAYLPEYVEKMRDISSLDSQDQMQLIYDAWLHGLSKSPFTQLANMTGEPAISLPTYVSGNQMPLGIQFEAATSQDRLLLAMGDLFEKQGQLKFLDDQKQPATGTPAQSTTPTKKPTVTTTSPAKPVTVHFPTQIYAKTAVNLYRDANLTKRVRHYRAKPRTKSVTFKVLGVAYSKHGTLRYRVKGGYVTANSKLVAALYYQKNPGKVRVISRGGLYEYQHLAFKQSQRVKHVKQGHVLKIKSIKVHGQRTRLVLTNGHVITANKQFLIKK; from the coding sequence ATGAAGCAACTAACCTTTCAACACGTTAAACAGCGACTCATTCTAGTAACGGCAATTGTGGCTCTGGTTCTCGGAGGAACCGGTGTTACTTTACCAGCCTTTGCCAGCGATACTGCGACGCCGACCGTTTCAACGGCCACGCCGACTGGGAGTCAGACGCTGACCCAGGCTCAGTACCAGCACGCGACGGCCACTCAGCTGGCTGAGATGGTGCGGTCTGGCAAAGTGACCAGCCAACAGCTGATTCAGTTAGCTTTGGCCAAAGTTAAGCAGGACAATCCACAACTCAACGCGGTCCTGACCATGCGGGAGGACGCAGCCTATAGTGAAGCCGCAGCACTGAAGGATACCGGCCAGCCATTCTATGGCGTACCAGTCTTGATCAAGGGACTGGCGCAGGAATTGAAAGGGGAGCCCGCCACGCAAGGGTTGCCTTATTCCAGCAACCGGGTGGCAAGCTACACGCGGCCATTTGTCACAAAGCTACAGAGTTTAGGCTTCATAGTGATCGGTCAGACGAACTATCCTGAATTGGGATTGACCAATATTACGGACTCGAAACTCTACGGTGCTGCTAAGAATCCGTGGAACACGAGTGATAATCCTGGTGGCTCCTCCGGTGGGGCAGCGGCTAGTGTTGCCGATGATATGGTGCCACTGGCAACCGGAAACGATGCTGGTGGGTCACTGCGGATTCCCGCTTCCTGGTCGGGGGTCATTGGGTTGAAGCCGACTGCGGGGATGATTCAAGGTGATAGTGCAAGCAGCAGTATGGCCAGTTTTGCGGAAACCAAGAGCATGCAGGATACCCAGACGCTCTTTGACAACATGCTCAGTGGCAAGGTGACCGCGGATGCTGTACCGCAGGATTTGAAATCAGTAAAGATTGCGTACTCGACAAAATCACCCGTGGGTACGCCGGTGAGTCAGGATGCGGTGAATGCAGTGATGCGTAGTGTTTCGTTCTTGAAGGCCCAGGGATTCAACGTGGAGCAGGCGGACAGCCCAGTGGACGGTAAAGCGTTGATGCAGGCTTACTACAAGGGAGCCACGTCCAGTGGATTTGCGGCGAATTCGTTTGCCCGATCCGCCTTCAAACGGGACCTAGAGCCAGATGACGGTAGTATTATGACTTACGCGTTGTTCGAGGCTAGTAAGAAGCTGACTTCGGATGATCAGGCAAGTTATAAGACGGAGGTTGCCACGGCCAAGCAGCAGATGGCCGACTTCCATCAAAAATATGCGTTGTACCTAACGCCAACCACGGCGACTACCGCGCCTAGTAACACCGATCCGGCCTACTTACCGGAATACGTTGAGAAGATGCGTGACATTTCTTCGTTAGACAGTCAGGATCAGATGCAATTAATTTACGATGCCTGGTTGCATGGTTTGAGCAAGTCGCCATTTACCCAATTGGCTAACATGACTGGGGAACCGGCCATCAGCTTGCCAACCTACGTTAGTGGGAACCAGATGCCATTAGGAATTCAATTTGAGGCCGCTACGAGTCAAGACCGATTACTCTTGGCAATGGGTGATCTCTTCGAGAAGCAGGGCCAATTGAAGTTCCTGGATGATCAAAAGCAACCGGCTACGGGTACGCCAGCGCAATCTACGACGCCAACGAAGAAGCCAACCGTTACGACAACGAGTCCCGCTAAGCCAGTTACCGTGCATTTTCCGACGCAAATTTATGCTAAAACAGCGGTTAACTTGTATCGGGATGCCAATCTGACGAAACGCGTTCGGCACTATCGCGCTAAGCCACGGACTAAGAGTGTGACGTTTAAGGTGTTAGGCGTTGCTTACTCCAAGCATGGGACGTTGCGCTACCGGGTCAAGGGTGGTTACGTGACTGCCAATTCGAAGCTAGTGGCGGCACTTTACTACCAGAAGAATCCCGGGAAAGTTCGGGTCATCAGCCGAGGTGGTCTTTACGAGTATCAACACCT
- the pyrE gene encoding orotate phosphoribosyltransferase codes for MMTIDQQIATDLLDIQAVTLAPNHPFLWASGMQAPIYTDNRKTIAYPQVRSAIADGLAALIREQYPEATVIGGVATAGIPHAALVADRLNLPMNYVRAKPKDHGKGKQIEGQISAEERVVLIDDLISTGGSVLAAAKAVQAAGAKVLGVIAIFSYELPDSVVNFQQAGLTLTPLTTYSALIAVARQQGNMTPAEFTSLQQWREDPWAWPKSAQ; via the coding sequence ATAATGACAATTGACCAGCAAATTGCAACGGACCTCTTAGACATTCAGGCGGTCACCTTGGCCCCAAACCACCCATTCCTGTGGGCTAGCGGGATGCAGGCTCCCATTTACACGGATAATCGTAAGACGATTGCGTACCCGCAAGTGCGATCAGCCATTGCGGATGGGTTAGCGGCGTTGATTAGGGAACAGTATCCGGAAGCGACGGTGATCGGCGGGGTGGCGACGGCCGGAATCCCCCATGCGGCGTTAGTTGCGGACCGGTTAAACTTACCGATGAACTACGTGCGCGCTAAGCCTAAGGACCACGGTAAGGGCAAGCAGATTGAAGGGCAGATTTCCGCGGAAGAACGGGTCGTCCTGATCGATGATCTAATTTCAACCGGAGGCAGTGTCTTAGCTGCCGCCAAGGCCGTGCAAGCAGCGGGCGCCAAGGTGTTGGGGGTTATCGCCATTTTCTCGTATGAATTGCCAGATAGTGTGGTCAACTTTCAACAGGCTGGCCTGACGCTGACGCCGTTGACCACGTATAGCGCCTTGATTGCGGTCGCGCGGCAACAGGGTAACATGACACCGGCCGAGTTTACGTCACTACAACAGTGGCGGGAAGATCCTTGGGCTTGGCCGAAATCAGCTCAGTAA
- the pyrF gene encoding orotidine-5'-phosphate decarboxylase, giving the protein MRPVIIALDFQNQPQVFQFLDQFPHQDQLMVKVGMEIFYDAGPQILRELQARKLRVFLDLKLYDIPHTVEQAMVQLGRQGVAMVTVHAAGGATMIAAAKRGLLRGSELAGVQPASLLAITQLTSTSEAQMQTEQLVTADLTTAVTHLAQLAHANGADGIISSALEDAQIHAATSPNFLCINPGIRLATDDPNDQQRVVTPAQAAALGSDGIVVGRSITQASDPVAAYQQILQEWERK; this is encoded by the coding sequence ATGCGACCCGTAATTATTGCGTTAGATTTTCAAAATCAGCCTCAGGTTTTCCAGTTTCTCGATCAATTTCCACATCAGGATCAGCTAATGGTCAAGGTGGGCATGGAAATTTTCTATGACGCTGGCCCCCAGATTTTACGGGAGCTGCAAGCCCGTAAACTACGCGTGTTCCTAGACCTCAAGCTCTACGACATTCCTCACACGGTCGAGCAGGCGATGGTCCAGCTGGGACGGCAGGGAGTGGCTATGGTCACGGTTCATGCGGCTGGTGGCGCGACCATGATTGCGGCGGCTAAACGGGGACTCCTTCGTGGGAGTGAACTGGCGGGCGTCCAGCCAGCCAGTTTATTGGCCATCACGCAGCTGACCTCCACTTCTGAAGCGCAGATGCAAACGGAGCAGTTAGTCACAGCGGATCTGACCACTGCGGTCACTCATTTGGCCCAATTGGCGCACGCCAACGGGGCGGATGGGATCATTTCTTCTGCCTTGGAAGACGCGCAAATTCACGCAGCCACGAGTCCCAACTTTCTTTGTATCAATCCCGGGATTCGACTCGCAACGGATGACCCCAACGACCAGCAACGGGTGGTGACCCCGGCTCAAGCAGCTGCGCTGGGCAGTGATGGGATCGTCGTTGGCCGGTCCATCACTCAGGCCAGTGATCCAGTCGCTGCGTACCAGCAGATTTTACAAGAATGGGAGCGGAAATAA
- a CDS encoding MFS transporter, with product MENTMHDRALSTHQKWTIASTSAGFALENMDVMFLSFALSSIIADLHISGAQAGLISSITNLGMLVGGILFGILADRFGRVKIFSHTIFIFAFATAAMAFASNIHLIYLFRFIAGIGAGGEYGVGIALIAENFAHNKIGKMTSLAAIGGQVGAILAAVAAAFIIPTLGWQALFVFGLIPVALTYFIRRHLHESDEFLAAKRAPKADRQPVQIRSLFKTPQLAYQTLALMVMVIVQIAGYFGLMNWLPAIMQQKLGLTVAGSSVWMIATIVGMSIGMLTFGSILDYFGPRRAFGIFLIASAIAVFSITLAFNQFTLVLAGAVIGFFSNGMFGGYGAVISRLYPTEIRSTANNVIVNVGRAIGGFSSVAIGFLMDHYSLVVVMGFLSVLYLISFTVMLTIPSFRKLGQVNEA from the coding sequence ATGGAGAACACTATGCACGACCGCGCGCTTAGCACCCACCAGAAGTGGACCATCGCTTCAACTTCAGCAGGATTTGCCTTGGAGAACATGGACGTTATGTTTCTATCCTTCGCACTTTCATCGATCATCGCCGATTTACATATCAGCGGTGCCCAAGCTGGCTTGATTTCATCGATCACGAACCTGGGTATGCTAGTGGGTGGCATTTTATTTGGAATTTTGGCCGACCGCTTTGGCCGCGTCAAAATCTTCTCGCACACCATCTTCATTTTCGCCTTCGCTACGGCGGCCATGGCCTTCGCTAGCAATATTCACCTGATTTACCTGTTCCGCTTTATCGCCGGCATCGGCGCCGGTGGTGAGTATGGCGTTGGAATCGCTCTGATTGCCGAAAACTTTGCGCACAACAAGATTGGTAAGATGACCTCCCTCGCCGCCATTGGTGGCCAGGTGGGCGCAATTCTGGCCGCCGTTGCCGCAGCCTTCATCATCCCCACGCTGGGTTGGCAAGCCCTCTTCGTCTTCGGGCTGATTCCAGTCGCCCTGACCTACTTCATTCGGCGACACCTGCACGAAAGCGATGAATTCTTAGCCGCTAAGCGTGCACCCAAGGCCGACCGCCAACCCGTTCAGATTCGTTCACTGTTCAAGACACCACAGCTGGCGTACCAAACCTTGGCGCTGATGGTCATGGTGATCGTTCAAATTGCCGGTTACTTTGGCCTGATGAACTGGTTACCCGCCATCATGCAACAAAAGCTCGGCTTGACGGTGGCCGGCTCGTCCGTCTGGATGATTGCCACGATTGTCGGCATGAGCATTGGGATGCTAACGTTTGGGAGTATCCTCGACTACTTCGGTCCCCGGCGGGCATTCGGTATCTTTCTAATTGCCAGTGCCATCGCCGTCTTCAGCATTACGCTGGCCTTTAACCAGTTCACACTGGTCCTTGCTGGCGCCGTTATCGGATTCTTCTCTAACGGTATGTTCGGGGGTTACGGCGCCGTCATCAGTCGCCTCTACCCAACGGAAATTCGTTCCACGGCCAACAACGTTATCGTCAACGTTGGTCGAGCTATCGGGGGCTTCTCCTCCGTCGCTATCGGCTTTCTGATGGACCACTACAGTCTGGTCGTGGTCATGGGCTTCCTGTCCGTGCTCTACCTAATCAGCTTCACGGTCATGCTGACGATTCCTAGTTTCCGTAAGCTTGGCCAAGTCAACGAGGCTTAA
- the yaaA gene encoding peroxide stress protein YaaA, which produces MKIIIAPAKKMVVDTDTFGCDGSPQYLAQTQQILVALRQLSYAEAKALWHCSDKLAQPNYDWLQKLDLNRQLTPAILAFSGIQYQYMAPDLFTAPALDYIRHNLRILSGFYGILRPFDGIVPYRLEMQSKLQVAGAKTLYAFWSDRLYQALATPPTEPIINLASQEYAKTIRPYLQPGQRLVTVVFGSLVDGHVKTKATLAKMARGEMVRFLAEHHVTDIQDVTTFDHPDWAFDAQRSTNDQLVFIYQK; this is translated from the coding sequence ATGAAAATAATCATTGCTCCCGCCAAGAAGATGGTGGTCGACACGGACACGTTTGGTTGTGACGGCTCCCCCCAATACCTGGCCCAAACCCAACAGATTCTGGTAGCGCTCCGGCAGTTATCCTACGCGGAAGCCAAGGCACTCTGGCACTGCAGCGACAAGCTCGCACAACCCAACTATGATTGGCTACAAAAACTCGACTTGAACCGCCAGCTCACCCCAGCCATCCTGGCGTTCTCCGGCATTCAGTACCAGTACATGGCCCCGGACTTATTTACGGCACCAGCCTTGGATTATATCCGCCACAATCTGCGAATCCTATCTGGCTTTTACGGGATTCTCCGACCGTTTGACGGCATCGTACCCTACCGTCTGGAAATGCAATCAAAGCTTCAGGTGGCGGGCGCCAAGACCCTCTATGCATTCTGGAGCGACCGCCTTTACCAGGCGCTAGCAACTCCACCCACGGAACCCATCATCAACTTAGCCTCCCAGGAATACGCCAAGACTATTCGGCCCTACCTCCAGCCAGGGCAGCGACTCGTTACGGTCGTTTTCGGCAGTCTGGTCGACGGTCACGTGAAGACCAAGGCTACACTAGCTAAGATGGCGCGGGGCGAAATGGTGCGGTTCTTGGCGGAACACCACGTGACCGATATCCAAGATGTCACCACCTTTGATCATCCCGATTGGGCGTTTGATGCGCAGCGGTCAACTAATGATCAGTTGGTCTTTATCTATCAGAAATAA
- a CDS encoding DUF5776 domain-containing protein, translated as MHRNWWHFIMIVVGVSLFSLMATNEMHDGVTAKAADVTVSFDIYTQEMNDPEDKVAGGSTSVTLPEEDVASLTYGDAFKLAKDQVGYDFSGMIEVLFGATNNVLTPEEALVQLRIQTGTADMSQAEVDDIITKYQGAFKNSSISWETYQTRLSQNVAPQRLEDGNDYEGEAFYVPLVKNDVTDTINYVLPDGKTAAKSRQVTGYAGMADVTIKSPSVPGYVPSQSQVALKFTKAGTYTTTVKYAKPSVADQATLTAAPTATVTAGESVTADTFNARATNSVGEKIPVSVDLSQAKLKTPGTYSVVLTAANGKKLTVTLKVLAAPQAVVTKQQAVYGSKTLYLYRKPTFTVKNRVAKYVKAKRTDRPMFVVTGYGRSQAGRLRYQVRDVNQHSRTAGKTGYITAKTGYVTTAYYQKKVQRLTVIGKSGLNTYQTVSLTGKVRHYAQGTQLKVVGISHHNLATRFVLANGHYVTANKKLVMAVVK; from the coding sequence ATGCATAGAAATTGGTGGCATTTTATAATGATTGTTGTTGGGGTGTCGTTATTTAGTTTGATGGCAACGAACGAAATGCATGATGGTGTTACAGCTAAGGCGGCTGACGTGACGGTTAGCTTTGATATTTATACGCAAGAAATGAATGATCCGGAAGACAAAGTGGCTGGTGGCTCAACTAGCGTAACCCTCCCGGAGGAAGATGTAGCCAGCTTGACTTACGGTGACGCATTTAAGCTAGCTAAAGATCAGGTAGGGTACGATTTTAGTGGGATGATTGAGGTCCTTTTTGGAGCTACAAATAATGTTTTAACACCAGAGGAAGCTCTCGTACAGTTACGTATTCAGACAGGAACGGCGGATATGAGTCAAGCTGAGGTTGACGATATAATTACGAAATATCAGGGAGCATTTAAAAATTCGTCAATAAGTTGGGAGACTTATCAGACACGGCTGTCACAAAATGTCGCCCCTCAACGTTTAGAGGATGGTAATGATTACGAAGGGGAAGCCTTTTATGTACCACTAGTTAAGAATGATGTGACCGACACCATCAATTACGTTCTTCCAGATGGTAAGACAGCTGCCAAAAGCCGACAGGTAACTGGCTACGCCGGCATGGCGGATGTTACGATTAAGAGTCCGTCCGTTCCGGGTTACGTTCCTAGTCAGTCACAGGTGGCGTTAAAGTTTACCAAGGCAGGAACTTACACGACAACGGTTAAATACGCTAAACCCAGTGTGGCTGACCAGGCGACGTTGACGGCAGCCCCAACCGCAACGGTTACTGCGGGTGAGAGCGTGACGGCCGATACGTTTAATGCTCGGGCCACGAATTCGGTAGGCGAAAAGATTCCAGTTAGTGTGGATCTGTCTCAAGCAAAGTTGAAAACACCGGGGACCTATTCTGTAGTCTTGACGGCGGCCAATGGTAAAAAACTAACGGTCACCCTGAAAGTTTTGGCGGCGCCCCAGGCAGTCGTGACTAAGCAACAGGCCGTTTATGGTAGCAAGACGTTGTATCTTTACCGCAAGCCAACGTTTACGGTGAAGAATCGGGTAGCCAAGTACGTGAAAGCCAAACGCACCGACCGGCCCATGTTTGTTGTAACTGGTTACGGCCGGTCTCAAGCGGGGCGCCTACGTTATCAGGTCCGCGACGTCAATCAACATAGTCGAACGGCGGGGAAGACTGGCTACATCACGGCTAAGACCGGCTACGTTACGACAGCTTATTATCAAAAGAAGGTGCAACGACTGACAGTCATTGGCAAATCGGGACTGAATACTTATCAGACAGTGAGTCTGACGGGGAAGGTTCGTCACTATGCGCAGGGAACCCAGCTTAAGGTGGTGGGTATCAGCCATCACAATTTGGCGACGCGATTCGTCTTGGCAAATGGCCATTATGTGACAGCGAATAAGAAGTTAGTTATGGCAGTTGTGAAATAA
- a CDS encoding TetR/AcrR family transcriptional regulator, whose amino-acid sequence MTDRRVIRTNQALRAAFRKLAQRYRFRELTVQQLTDEANINRKTFYLHYDSIDDLADSFTAEIADQLLALLLREPANHDPLHHPGVWFDRLDAFFEEAPTFYTFILNSDDYSFLSRRVKYRVAAGLAASFETDYGLNTTDAKLAVAFLIDNTLTLFRLYITGQLDLSVAAFRERIVTLNLRGMQGFLAEIKG is encoded by the coding sequence ATGACTGATCGACGCGTTATCAGAACTAACCAAGCACTGCGAGCAGCATTTAGAAAGTTGGCGCAGCGGTATCGTTTTCGTGAGCTGACGGTGCAGCAGTTGACGGATGAGGCTAATATTAACCGCAAGACGTTTTACCTGCACTATGACTCGATCGATGACTTGGCGGATAGTTTTACGGCGGAGATTGCGGACCAATTGTTAGCGTTGCTACTACGGGAACCGGCTAATCATGATCCGTTGCACCATCCGGGGGTCTGGTTTGACCGGCTGGACGCCTTCTTTGAGGAGGCCCCGACCTTCTACACGTTCATTCTAAATTCGGATGATTATAGTTTTCTTTCGCGGCGGGTTAAATACCGAGTAGCAGCGGGGTTAGCGGCTAGTTTTGAAACGGACTACGGTCTGAATACGACGGATGCCAAACTCGCTGTGGCCTTTCTGATCGACAATACCCTCACGTTATTTCGTCTGTACATCACTGGTCAGTTAGACCTGTCAGTAGCCGCGTTTCGCGAGCGCATCGTGACGCTCAATCTTCGGGGAATGCAGGGGTTCTTGGCGGAGATTAAGGGATAA
- a CDS encoding YhgE/Pip family protein — MIRAEWRYLIKHKLLLVVLIVIMLIPSIYAVTFLKSMWDPYGKLADLPVAVVNQDHPVTYQGQHLAAGQSLVHNLADSDAMKFTPVGSEVTAKHGLQHGKYYMVITVPKNFSHNATTLMQRAPHKMVLHYETSAGHNFTAAKMTTTAAKTAAQSVGDTVTQSYAKTLFTSIKQLSAGFSTAGTGSHKLATGSQQLTSAERKISRGLNNLAASNVKLTNGETTITTKLNDYVTGVKQAQTGNQKISTGLDQLLSQSHQLVSGLGQLQNGSERLATGVAAYTQSTSKLNAASGQLTRGSHTVQNGTQTYVAGVHTANTGAQQLKGNLAKLAGSTQTLDTSVGQLADGSQQLATNFDQLATGSAALTSGLQKVQAGLKTSQEQQAALKQAAEKLATSSQSSATVKTDATALEAALTTLANTDSGALQSKLASTADAQGLTASQKTAMLKAADDSTSSSVGTAQKAAKQLSSDLTDLDTNTAAVQLQKPLATATSAQDTLTTGITTLTTNAQSLTTGLQKANTALTSLDNGLQTLHQQTASLATGTANLATGADSLATGAAQLNRSGSKLTTGTAKLATGAIQLADSSQKLTAQNTTLTNGATSVASGLTTLNNQTPQLTAGVTELADGATTLNTGLTKLATGGPQLTAALQTVTNGSGQVTAGAQKLATGAGQATTGATRVTAGNAKLAKSLNTAGRKAAVHPSQLTYRQFAKPTTTQHSDHDDAPDNGTGMAPYMMSVSLFVGALAFNLMFDMYTPRKYPRSGWRWWLGKASIMGAFVLGEALFMTGLMAAIDGLAPIHPWSTFLMLVITGAAFMSIVYWLNLVFGKPGAFFSMVLLVLQLGGAAGTYPIQLTNGFFKTIHPWLPMSYSVAGLRETLMIGDSALTEMSVLLLIALVFSGMAVLFYARRHGRINAMDIPEI; from the coding sequence ATGATTCGAGCCGAATGGCGTTATTTAATTAAACATAAACTGTTATTAGTTGTCTTGATTGTGATCATGTTGATCCCATCAATCTACGCAGTCACCTTTTTAAAATCCATGTGGGACCCCTACGGCAAGCTCGCCGACCTTCCCGTTGCCGTAGTCAATCAGGACCACCCCGTCACCTATCAGGGACAACACCTCGCTGCCGGTCAAAGCCTAGTTCACAATTTAGCGGACTCCGATGCCATGAAATTCACCCCAGTTGGCAGTGAGGTCACCGCCAAGCACGGCCTGCAGCACGGGAAATACTACATGGTCATTACCGTCCCCAAAAACTTCTCGCACAACGCCACCACCTTGATGCAACGGGCACCACATAAGATGGTCCTGCATTATGAAACCAGTGCTGGCCACAATTTCACCGCCGCTAAAATGACCACCACGGCTGCTAAAACTGCCGCCCAGTCCGTTGGCGATACGGTCACCCAAAGCTACGCCAAGACCCTCTTTACCAGCATCAAACAACTCAGCGCGGGGTTCTCGACCGCCGGAACTGGCAGTCATAAACTGGCAACTGGGAGCCAGCAGCTCACCAGTGCCGAACGCAAAATTAGCCGGGGCCTCAACAATTTAGCTGCCAGCAACGTTAAATTGACCAACGGTGAAACCACCATCACCACCAAATTAAACGACTACGTCACGGGCGTAAAACAGGCCCAAACTGGAAATCAGAAAATCAGTACCGGCCTCGATCAGTTACTCAGCCAATCCCACCAACTGGTGAGTGGCCTCGGCCAGCTCCAGAATGGTAGCGAGCGTTTAGCAACCGGTGTGGCCGCCTACACGCAAAGCACCAGCAAACTCAACGCTGCCAGTGGCCAACTCACACGGGGCAGTCATACCGTGCAGAACGGCACGCAAACCTACGTCGCTGGTGTACACACTGCCAACACTGGTGCCCAACAGCTTAAGGGTAATCTAGCAAAACTAGCGGGCAGCACCCAGACGCTCGATACCAGTGTGGGGCAATTGGCAGATGGTAGTCAGCAACTGGCAACCAATTTTGACCAACTCGCCACCGGATCCGCCGCCCTCACTAGCGGTCTACAAAAGGTCCAAGCCGGATTGAAAACGTCGCAAGAACAACAGGCCGCCCTCAAGCAAGCTGCCGAAAAATTGGCCACTAGTTCCCAAAGTTCCGCGACGGTCAAAACCGACGCCACCGCCCTTGAAGCCGCGCTAACCACCTTGGCAAACACGGACAGCGGCGCTCTCCAATCCAAATTAGCCAGCACCGCTGATGCGCAAGGATTAACCGCCTCGCAAAAGACCGCTATGCTAAAAGCGGCTGACGACAGCACTAGCAGCTCTGTTGGTACTGCACAGAAGGCTGCCAAACAGCTCAGCAGTGATTTGACTGACCTGGACACCAATACCGCTGCAGTCCAGCTGCAAAAGCCACTGGCCACGGCCACTAGCGCGCAGGATACACTAACTACCGGTATCACCACCCTGACCACCAACGCCCAGTCGCTGACGACTGGCCTGCAGAAGGCCAACACTGCCCTCACCAGCTTGGATAACGGTCTCCAAACGCTACACCAACAAACAGCGAGCCTGGCCACTGGAACGGCTAACCTCGCAACCGGTGCCGATAGTCTGGCAACGGGGGCGGCCCAGCTGAATCGTAGTGGCTCGAAACTGACGACTGGTACGGCTAAATTAGCGACTGGTGCCATCCAACTCGCAGACAGTAGTCAAAAACTAACGGCACAAAATACCACCCTAACCAACGGGGCTACTTCGGTTGCCTCTGGTCTCACCACGCTCAATAACCAGACTCCCCAGCTAACTGCCGGCGTCACCGAATTGGCGGACGGAGCAACCACCCTAAACACCGGTCTCACCAAGTTGGCCACCGGCGGTCCTCAACTGACGGCGGCCTTGCAAACAGTCACTAACGGGAGTGGCCAAGTTACTGCGGGTGCGCAAAAACTGGCAACTGGTGCGGGTCAAGCCACGACCGGAGCTACCCGGGTCACTGCGGGCAATGCGAAGCTGGCCAAATCACTCAACACGGCGGGGCGTAAGGCAGCCGTGCACCCGTCCCAGTTGACCTACCGTCAATTTGCTAAGCCAACCACCACCCAGCACAGTGACCACGACGACGCCCCGGACAACGGGACAGGAATGGCCCCGTACATGATGTCCGTCTCCCTCTTTGTGGGAGCACTAGCCTTCAATCTGATGTTTGACATGTACACTCCACGTAAATACCCCCGGAGCGGTTGGCGGTGGTGGTTAGGCAAAGCCTCCATCATGGGTGCCTTCGTTCTAGGTGAAGCTCTATTCATGACGGGACTCATGGCAGCTATTGATGGTCTGGCCCCCATCCACCCGTGGTCTACGTTCCTGATGTTAGTCATCACCGGTGCGGCGTTCATGAGTATCGTCTACTGGCTGAATCTTGTTTTTGGTAAACCAGGGGCCTTCTTTAGCATGGTCCTCCTGGTCCTCCAGTTAGGCGGAGCGGCTGGCACCTACCCAATCCAGCTGACCAACGGCTTCTTCAAGACTATCCATCCTTGGTTGCCAATGAGCTACTCAGTCGCGGGGCTACGTGAAACACTGATGATTGGGGACTCCGCTCTGACAGAAATGAGCGTGCTCCTGCTGATTGCTTTAGTATTCTCGGGTATGGCCGTCTTGTTCTACGCGCGCCGCCACGGCCGGATCAACGCCATGGATATTCCGGAAATTTAG